The Pelodiscus sinensis isolate JC-2024 unplaced genomic scaffold, ASM4963464v1 ctg186, whole genome shotgun sequence genome window below encodes:
- the ARPC4 gene encoding actin-related protein 2/3 complex subunit 4, giving the protein MTATLRPYLNAVRATLQAALCLENFSSQVVERHNKPEVEVRSSKELLLQPVIISRNEKEKVLIEGSINSVRVSIAVKQADEIEKILCHKFMRFMMMRAENFFILRRKPVEGYDISFLITNFHTEQMYKHKLVDFVIHFMEEIDKEISEMKLSVNARARIVAEEFLKNF; this is encoded by the exons ATg ACTGCCACTCTGCGCCCCTACCTGAATGCGGTGCGCGCCACCCTGCAGGCTGCCCTATGCCTGGAGAACTTCTCCTCCCAGGTGGTGGAGAGACACAACAAGCCGGAGGTGGAAGTCAG GAGTagcaaggagctgctgctgcagccggtGATCATCAGCAGGAATGAGAAGGAGAAGGTGCTGATTGAGGGGTCCATTAACTCGGTGAGAGTCAGCATTGCAGTGAAGCAG GCGGACGAGATCGAGAAGATCCTGTGCCACAAATTCATGCGCTTCATGATGATGAGGGCTGAGAACTTCTTCATCCTGCGCAGGAAACCCGTGGAG GGCTATGACATCAGCTTCCTGATCACGAACTTCCACACGGAGCAGATGTACAAGCACAAGCTAGTGGACTTTGTGATCCACTTCATGGAAGAGATTGACAAGGAGATCAGCGAGATGAAGCTGTCTGTCAACGCCCGGGCTCGCATCGTGGCTGAGGAGTTCCTCAAGAAC TTCTAG